One Sneathiella sp. P13V-1 genomic region harbors:
- the ettA gene encoding energy-dependent translational throttle protein EttA, translated as MASYQYIYVMNGLSKTYPGGKQVLRDIRLSFFPGAKIGVLGLNGAGKSTLLKIMAGIETEFTGEAWAADGVKVGYLAQEPELDPEKDVLGNVMDGVGEKKALLDKFNEVSARFGEDLTDDEMNDLIAEQGELQEQIDAQNLWDLEREVEIAMDALRCPPSNADVTKLSGGERRRVALCRLLLSKPDMLLLDEPTNHLDAESVAWLERFLHEYTGTVVAVTHDRYFLDNVAGWILELDRGHGIPWEGNYSSWLDQKEKRLEQEGKAEDARRKTLKNELEWVRQGAKGRQSKSKARLQAYEDMLNQDTAKKVDEMQITIPPGPRLGDLVVEAEHVSKGFEDRLLIDDLNFKLPPGAIVGVIGPNGAGKTTLFKMLTGAEKPDNGDFRVGPTVQLGYVDQDRDTLDPNKTVWEEISEGNEVIYLGKREINSRAYVSGFNFKGSDQQKKVGQLSGGERNRVNLAKMLKSGANFLMLDEPTNDLDVDTLRALEEALLDFAGCAVVISHDRWFLDRIATHILAYEGDSHVEWFEGNFEAYEEDKKRRLGAQAVEPHRIKYKPISR; from the coding sequence ATGGCGTCTTACCAATATATTTATGTGATGAACGGTCTATCCAAGACCTATCCTGGCGGCAAACAAGTCCTTCGTGACATCCGCTTGAGCTTTTTCCCAGGTGCAAAGATCGGTGTGCTTGGCCTCAACGGTGCCGGTAAATCAACACTGTTGAAAATCATGGCTGGTATTGAAACCGAGTTCACTGGCGAAGCCTGGGCGGCTGACGGCGTGAAAGTTGGCTATCTTGCGCAGGAGCCAGAGTTGGACCCAGAGAAGGATGTGCTTGGAAATGTCATGGATGGCGTTGGTGAAAAGAAAGCACTTCTTGATAAATTTAATGAAGTTTCTGCCCGTTTTGGTGAAGATCTGACCGATGATGAAATGAATGATCTTATTGCTGAGCAGGGGGAACTGCAGGAGCAGATCGACGCGCAGAACCTTTGGGATCTGGAGCGCGAAGTTGAAATCGCCATGGACGCGCTGCGTTGCCCGCCTTCCAATGCGGATGTCACAAAGCTGTCTGGAGGCGAACGTCGCCGTGTTGCACTTTGCCGTTTGCTGTTATCCAAGCCAGATATGTTGCTCCTCGACGAGCCAACAAACCATCTTGACGCGGAAAGTGTCGCGTGGCTTGAACGTTTCTTGCACGAATATACTGGCACTGTTGTGGCAGTAACCCACGATCGTTACTTCCTTGATAATGTTGCAGGTTGGATTCTTGAATTGGATCGTGGTCACGGTATTCCTTGGGAAGGTAATTATTCCAGCTGGCTTGATCAGAAGGAAAAACGTCTTGAACAGGAAGGCAAAGCTGAAGATGCCCGCCGCAAGACCTTAAAAAATGAACTTGAATGGGTTCGTCAAGGCGCGAAGGGCCGCCAATCCAAATCCAAGGCCCGCTTGCAAGCATACGAAGATATGCTGAACCAGGATACGGCCAAGAAAGTGGATGAAATGCAGATCACCATCCCTCCTGGGCCACGTTTGGGTGATCTTGTCGTAGAAGCCGAGCATGTGAGTAAAGGCTTTGAAGACCGCCTACTTATTGATGATTTGAACTTCAAGCTGCCACCAGGGGCGATTGTTGGTGTTATCGGGCCTAACGGCGCGGGTAAAACAACACTCTTTAAAATGCTTACTGGTGCTGAGAAGCCCGATAATGGTGATTTCCGTGTTGGTCCAACAGTACAATTGGGTTACGTGGATCAGGACCGTGATACGCTGGATCCAAATAAAACTGTCTGGGAAGAAATCTCGGAAGGGAATGAAGTTATCTATCTTGGCAAGCGCGAGATTAACAGCCGCGCCTATGTCTCCGGGTTTAACTTCAAGGGTTCAGATCAGCAGAAAAAAGTTGGGCAGCTTTCAGGCGGTGAGAGAAACCGTGTAAACCTTGCCAAGATGCTGAAATCCGGCGCGAACTTCCTCATGCTCGACGAACCAACCAACGACCTTGACGTTGATACACTTCGCGCGCTGGAAGAAGCTTTGTTGGACTTTGCTGGTTGTGCTGTGGTCATCAGCCACGATCGCTGGTTCCTCGATCGTATTGCAACGCATATTCTGGCCTATGAAGGTGACAGTCACGTTGAGTGGTTTGAAGGTAACTTCGAAGCCTATGAAGAGGATAAGAAGCGTCGTCTGGGGGCGCAGGCGGTCGAACCACACCGCATTAAATACAAACCAATTAGTCGTTAA
- a CDS encoding enoyl-CoA hydratase-related protein: MTTDLLESVENGIATLTFNRPEARNALTQEMYPVLMEALPRLGADPDVRVIVITGAGGAFCAGGDVKNFAAAADGDGPAGYDFNQKVDGLRFRMQVAELIHKSPKPVIAAIPGPAAGAGLSIALAADMRIAVDTAKLTTAFAKVGLSGDFGGSYFLTKLVGTAKARELYFTGKVLTATEAEELGIVNKAVPADQYEAAVKEMATQIASMPTIALGFMKKNLNKALFDDLEQVLDWEAVHMMSCFDTEDHKGAAKAFVEKKAPVFKGR; the protein is encoded by the coding sequence ATGACGACTGATCTTTTGGAATCCGTTGAAAACGGTATTGCAACACTCACCTTTAACCGTCCGGAAGCTCGCAACGCTCTGACACAGGAAATGTACCCTGTGTTGATGGAAGCATTGCCGCGCCTTGGTGCAGACCCTGATGTTCGGGTGATTGTCATCACCGGTGCAGGCGGTGCGTTTTGTGCGGGCGGTGATGTAAAGAATTTCGCAGCTGCGGCAGATGGAGACGGGCCAGCAGGCTACGATTTTAATCAGAAAGTGGATGGCTTGCGCTTTAGAATGCAGGTTGCTGAACTGATCCACAAGTCACCTAAACCTGTGATTGCGGCTATTCCAGGTCCAGCGGCAGGTGCGGGTCTTTCAATTGCTCTCGCTGCGGACATGCGCATTGCGGTTGATACAGCAAAACTGACAACAGCCTTTGCAAAGGTTGGGTTGTCAGGGGACTTTGGTGGTTCTTACTTCCTGACAAAACTGGTCGGAACAGCGAAGGCACGCGAGCTGTATTTCACAGGTAAGGTTCTGACCGCAACCGAAGCGGAAGAGCTAGGCATTGTGAACAAGGCTGTGCCTGCGGATCAGTATGAAGCGGCCGTTAAGGAAATGGCGACACAGATTGCTTCCATGCCAACAATTGCACTTGGTTTTATGAAAAAGAACCTGAACAAGGCCCTCTTTGATGATCTGGAGCAGGTTCTTGATTGGGAAGCGGTTCATATGATGAGTTGCTTTGACACAGAAGATCACAAAGGTGCTGCCAAAGCCTTTGTCGAGAAAAAAGCACCTGTGTTTAAGGGGCGTTAA
- a CDS encoding AEC family transporter: protein MSDIAALVLPLFGLIFLGYLIARITKQPEQAMGWLNTFIIYAALPALFFKLLSTTPVEKLASWDFILSNLSVTFVIFLLVFFTGLLVLREKIPPATIQGLAAAYGNIGYMGPAIAILAFGEKAAVPVALIFCFENVMHFVIAPTCMAISGEEKRKISDLIKEIAKRVFFHPFIIATIIGVGAAFIEFSPPKPIAALIQYLAQAAAPCALFAMGVSLALRPLKRVPPELGYIVPANLVIHPLLMYVVLSWVGNFDPIWLYTAVLLAALPTATNVYVLAQQYGVWIERASATILISTVSSIVTVSGLLYAVTTGMLPPDLFP from the coding sequence ATGTCAGACATTGCTGCGCTTGTTCTCCCTCTCTTTGGGCTTATTTTTCTTGGGTATCTAATTGCCCGAATTACAAAGCAGCCTGAACAGGCAATGGGGTGGTTGAACACCTTTATTATTTATGCGGCCTTGCCGGCACTTTTCTTCAAGTTACTGTCAACAACACCCGTTGAAAAATTGGCAAGTTGGGATTTCATCCTGTCAAATTTGTCAGTGACTTTCGTCATTTTCCTTCTTGTTTTTTTTACCGGACTTTTGGTTCTGCGGGAAAAAATCCCCCCCGCAACAATACAAGGTCTTGCCGCAGCCTATGGTAATATCGGTTATATGGGACCTGCGATTGCAATCCTCGCGTTCGGTGAAAAGGCAGCGGTACCTGTTGCACTGATTTTCTGTTTTGAAAATGTGATGCATTTCGTCATCGCCCCAACTTGTATGGCGATCTCGGGTGAAGAAAAACGTAAGATCAGTGATTTGATTAAGGAGATTGCGAAAAGGGTGTTTTTCCATCCCTTTATTATTGCAACAATTATAGGGGTTGGGGCTGCTTTTATCGAATTCTCGCCGCCCAAACCAATTGCTGCACTCATTCAGTACTTGGCGCAAGCCGCAGCTCCCTGCGCGCTATTTGCGATGGGGGTGAGCCTCGCGCTCCGCCCCTTGAAAAGAGTGCCTCCGGAGCTTGGATACATCGTTCCTGCGAATTTGGTGATCCATCCTTTGCTGATGTATGTGGTTTTGAGCTGGGTTGGGAATTTTGATCCGATTTGGCTCTATACTGCAGTCCTTTTGGCGGCGCTTCCAACGGCAACAAATGTATATGTCCTTGCTCAGCAATATGGGGTTTGGATTGAGCGCGCCTCAGCAACCATTCTGATTTCGACTGTATCGTCCATCGTAACCGTTAGTGGGCTTCTATACGCTGTCACGACAGGCATGTTGCCACCTGATTTATTCCCATAG
- a CDS encoding VPLPA-CTERM sorting domain-containing protein: protein MSGVIVAVVLSAASVSAAPMPIVPTCSLSDVTVSTACEVFDGANDTTAFISSVDPFGITDWTLADKSDGPDGDHKIILKDVVNDVTSGTWSVDSFNGYSSVMLTMKAGNAFVAYLLDITNLSGTWTTEGVIVNRQGKGKDLSHMSLYYSPDSLTAVPLPAALPLYAVGLAVLGFFGWRKRKSA from the coding sequence TTGAGTGGAGTAATCGTTGCTGTGGTTCTTTCTGCTGCTTCGGTGAGCGCTGCACCTATGCCTATTGTCCCAACGTGTTCGCTCAGTGATGTAACAGTGTCAACCGCGTGCGAAGTGTTTGACGGTGCAAATGACACGACGGCATTTATTTCGAGCGTTGACCCGTTTGGTATTACAGATTGGACACTTGCCGATAAGTCAGACGGTCCAGACGGTGACCACAAAATTATCTTGAAGGACGTTGTAAATGACGTGACCAGCGGAACTTGGTCAGTAGATAGCTTCAACGGGTATTCAAGTGTGATGCTGACAATGAAAGCAGGCAACGCTTTTGTAGCGTATTTGCTTGATATAACCAATCTATCAGGAACTTGGACAACAGAGGGTGTGATCGTCAATAGACAAGGGAAAGGGAAGGACTTGTCTCACATGTCTCTTTATTATTCTCCAGATAGTTTGACAGCAGTGCCTTTGCCTGCGGCTCTTCCTCTATATGCAGTTGGGCTGGCTGTACTTGGCTTCTTTGGTTGGCGAAAAAGAAAATCAGCCTAA